GATTTTTATCGTAATTTGTGGTGAAAATGTGAAATCCGAATTGGGGTTTTCCCTATGGTTCCATGATGATGAGAATTTGAGGTTTGTGAAGATAATCGAAATTGGAAAGGTTGGTTTAGGTTATGCACTTTGATCAAGAGCAACATTAGTAGTAACATATTCTACGCCCCAATTCCCATAAACATGTGATTCCATGGTGTTATGCTCACAGTTCGAACCATGATAAAACAACTGTTGGTATTGCAATCTCAACACCATGTTCACCTCTAGTGATCACTTCTCATTATCATAGTTATCGATTGCAACAAACTTCAATATATTCGTTTATCATAACATCCTGCCTCTATTTCgtcctattacaacattgtactttgaaaacaaactacccaattatagcaatgcCATAGAAATACAAAGCAATTTTCCTTGTTATAATCGGGTAGCTTTTTCAATGTTCTAACAAGAAAAGAAATTGAAAGTAAAATGCTATCTTTGAGTAGATTTTTCTAACCAGAGATTGAGATTTTCCTTGATATGTAGGTTTTCTTGATATTTCACCAAAGAAACACTAGGAATCCTTACTCTCTTAGACATCATGCATAGGATAACATATGGCATCAACTTTAGGGGATTGGATCACTCAATATTTCACACATAGATTTTGTAAATCATCATTTTAGCATGCATCCAATTTTGTAAATCAACATGGATTCATCTTTTCTTTAGCTGTTGATCTAATTCACCTAAATAATTACCAATAAATAGGTACTATTAAGTATTAAGTAACCTGAACTTCTTATTTTACACTATCAAAATGTAACTCATGGCACACTAAATAGTAAATAGCACGTTCGAGCCCTAAATCTACTATATTGGcaacgaaaaaaaaaattttttGACCATTTTTGGCAATTTCTATTTTTGTACAAGATACTTAAATCTCAGGACTTATTTTGGTATGATTATCTTATGAGGCATATAACATTAAAACTCTGAAGTTTCAATTGTTACTTTTGGAAAATAAATTATCCAATCTCAAATAATCCTACTTCTTGTATTGTGtgcatgttttgtgatcataTCATCTGCACTCTAAACTCTTTTTtaagcaaaaaaaataaaataaaatgaattgcAGGATTTAAGATCTGTTTGGGCTTTAGTGGCTGTTGTTTGTACTATAATTTTTACATGGAGGCTACTCTTAGCACCTAGTGGGCCCCATGGGAGACAACCTAAACCTCAACCTCAACCTCAGCCTTCTTCTCAAGTCAATACTCAACCAAATTCAAATCTCTTGCCTTCATCAACTCAAACTGTAATCGATGACCTTTTTCAACCTGTAAAggtaattttaactttttttttttttttttttttttttttttctataaaaatcttAGTTTTAATTCTTTTGGTTTTGGGTTACTTATAATTTATTCTACTTGTTTTTGCAGCCTACTTTGGGACAAATAGTTAGACAAAGATTAAATGATGGAAGGAaggtatcacacacacacacacacacacatatatatatatatatatatatatatatatatatatatatatatatatatatatatatatattgaataagTTTTGTATTTACTGTAGGGAAAAATTTAGAAAAGCAATTGCACTTTCACCATTTTATTGATATAGCCACTGAACTATTTACCTTTTTTTATGATTGTTAGTTTGTTACAATAATAGTTTAGTGGTTAAATTGATAAAATGGGAAACGTATGCTgtgtttttctttaatttttcctGAAATCAAACCGTGTAACCAGGAAAAATGGTAAGAAAAAGTGTAATGGTTTAGTTTTAGTCGCTACAAAAAAAAATAAGTGGCTAGATCGATAAAACGGGgagtttttatttatataaatgtaaaATAGTTGTATTGTAGACACTTAATTTTTATGTtatcatataaaatataaatgtttgGTTGATTTTGGTGAAGGTAACATGTCGGTTGCTTGGCATTATACTTGAGGAAAGTACTCCAGAGGAGCTTCAGGTCGTGACTGTGAttcattttttataattttttttttttgttttttttggggGTTAAATGTTTGTTTATGCAAAccatgttttatatatttttctttttttgaatTAAATGCGTATTTATGCAACAATGTTTCACCTTTATACCAATTTTTACAACAAAGTGGTTTTCGACACGGACTATGCAACCAGTTAATTTATCATATTGATATTTAGGTAAAATAATTTTGTATCTTGAGAAAAATTATTATTAACAATTTTATAGACAAATTTTTTGACTCGTATACCTAATAAGTTGATTTTGTTTATTATCTCATTTTAAATGGTCATatactaataaaattaaaaatgggCTCATGCAACAACTTTTCACACTTTTACTAATTAATGCAACAAAGTGTTTACTTTTTAGACATGATTAAGCAAccatgtttcaattttgcatattTTGGTCCTAGAGTGAAGCATGGTTGCATATTTTGTTCAAAAAAACCAGTTTGTTTCATTGTTTGcataaacaaaaatgaaaaaaactaaTCCTTATTATTTTTCATACATATTTCAATCTCAAGATCAAGTCATGTGATTTATGCTTTCATTGTATTTGTATATTATTGTAGAATCAAGCAACTGTGAGATCTTCGGTTTTGGAAGTTGTATTGGAGATGACAAAGTTTTGTGACCTTTATCTCATGGAAACCGTTTTAGATGATGAAACCGAAGTATGATCATCTATCTTacccacttttttttttttttttttactttgactttgaccatgactGATCTCAATGGGACAAAATTACTACTTTTTGTCCAACCCAAAGAGATGTATTGATCTCTCTGTTGTGAACATCGATTATAATTTTCTCAATCTCTCATTTGTGCAAAAGACGTCAATGCCCTCCTCATCCTCAACGTCGAAAATAACCGTAGAAAACTTGAGAAAATGGTGTCATACTTTGGGGAAATGGAAGATTAAAATAAATGAGGgcaaattttgtaaaaaaaaaaaaagtcaggaCTTAATGGGGGAAAGCCTCATTTCCATGACTTTCTCTGTTAAGTCTTTAAGTAATAAAGGAAAAGAAACAACACTTCAGTATGTACTATTGTCTATTTTTTCATAAAGTAATTGTGTTTGCAGAAAAGGGTTTTAACTGCATTGGAAAATGCGGGCATTTTTACATCAGGTGGCTTGATTAAAGACAAGGTAAATTGTTAAATACTATTTTAATgaattataatataaatataaatataaatataatataatatgaaATTGCAGGTTCTGTTTTGTAGCAAAGAAGTTGGGCGGACTTCTTTCGTTAGACAATTGGAGCCCGATTGGCATATAGACTCAAACCGCGAAATTTCTTCTCAATTGGCGGtatgtttatatttatatttatgtttatacatTTTTTGTTATAAGAAGCAAATTAAAAGTACAATACAAAATACAAtgttttaatgaaaaaaattgtgaacgcaatgctataattgggtaattttttatttatttattttctaacatggttgattttgtttttggtgttttcgtTTTATGGCAGAGGTTCATCAAATGTCAACTCCACATTTCACCACTTAAAACCGAGCAAATTGCTCCAAATGTTTTCACTTCTTCATCTTTGGAACAGTTCTTTGGGGTTTGACTTTCTTGAATAAGTCAACGATGCAAATatgtacttttttttttcagTCTCTTATAAGATCCGATGTATACCCACAGTCGTgatggatgatgatgatgatgtatgTGCAGTAGTTTTGCTTAAATTTCTATAAATAACACTACTTACATTTCtttacccataatagcaacaCACTTGTATTTCTTTTTATTGATAATAGCTATATGTAACAAATAAAATACATCACCCATATTGATAGTGAAATGTAAGTACTTTGTATTATCGGTATTGAATAATCCAAAAACAATTTTTACCACTATAATAAGGAAAGTAATTGGCTAGACTTTTCAAATTACAATGAGTTCATAAGAAAAAGTATATTGAAATTAAGTTGTTTTTACATTTAACTTGATTACAATTACAAAGATGCCCTCAATCGACTAAACCTTTCAGCTTCATCGGTTCGACCCAAATTCTTCAAAACCCTAATAATGCTCAAGTAATCTTCTTCGGTTGCTTCAACTTTATATCTCCGAGTCATCAACCGAAAAACCCGTAAAGCATCATCCACTAATCCACCTCTTTCACAAATCCACAAAACCGCCTTAAAAGTAAACCGGTTTGGCAAAAACCCGCGGGTCATCATCTCGTTAAAAATACCAACCGCTTCTTGATAACAAGAAGCATATCCGTACGCCTCGATGACTGCAGTCCAAGTCATCGAACCCTTCACCGGAACCCCCTCAAAAACCCTAATCGCAGTAGAAATTTCACCGCAAACACCGTAAAACTTCATAATCTCAGAACAAACAAACGGAATCGAATCAAAGTTTTTCTTCAAAACATGTCCGTGTAACTCCTTCCCGAGTTTCACCGCCCGTAGTTCactgcaaaccctaaaaattctcGAAACCGCCACCGAATCCGGGCGGTGTTTGGATACCGCCATTGATCGGAAAACCCTAATCGCGTCATCGAATCGCTTCGATTCCATATACGATTCGATCATAACCGTCCATGAGATCACGTTTCTTCTCTCGAGATGATCGAAAAGTCTAATGGAGTAATTATGAACACCACATTTCGAGTACATCATCATTAATGATGTGGTGACACCGATTTGTTTAACGAAATTGTTCTTGATTGCAAAACAATGGATTTCTTTACCCGATTTTAAAGCTTTGAGCTTTTCGCAAACAGGAATGACGGTGTTGATGGTTACAACATCGGGCTTGAACCGTTCTTGTTGCATCCAAACGATTGATTTCAAAGCCATGTCGAACCGGTTGTTTGCAGCGTAACCGGACATGAGTGCAGTCCACGAGATCGTGTTCCGTTCGTTTGAATTGTAGAAAACCGTTCTTCCCGACCCCAAATCACCGCATTTGGAGTACATATCGATTAAACCGGATTGGATAGGCAATTGTTTTGAGTACTCTTTTGTCTTGATTATGTAGGCGTGTACTTCTTGACCGAGTTTTCGGGATGAAATTTCACCAATTACGGGGAGGATTGTGGTTAAAGTAACAGAATTTGGAGCTATTTGTTCTTTTAGCATCAAACGGAAGTGATCTAGGGCTTCGATTTGAAGCCGATTGTGTGCAAAACCCGCGATCATAGCTCCCCATAAGACCACATCACGGTGATCTTCGCACATTTCTTCGAATAGTTGGCGGGCGAGTTTAATTTTATGACATTTGAAGTACATATCGATCAAACAAGTGGTTACAATGGAATCGTCTATGAATCCGTTCTTGATTAATAGTCCATGAGTCTTTAAACCTTGATAAAGGGCCGAAGATCCACCCAAACTTTTGAGCAAACAGGAGAATGTGTAAACATTCAATTCGATGCCCAATTCCCGCATTCGTGAAAATGTTTCGAGGATTTTATGATGGTTCTTACCACCCACAACCACATTGCCCCTGAGCAAAGCGTTCCATGGGTAGACACTTGATGTTGGCATTTCGTCGAACAGGTGGTGAGCATCTTCAACCGACCCACATGAGGTGTACATATTAACAAGCTTAGTTCGTAAGAACTCGTTATTTTCAAGCCCATTGATACGGATATGAGTGTGAATCACTTTCCCGATGGATAACGACTTCACTCGAACAACTGCCGCGATGAGTTCGGAGAATGTAGTTGGGTTTACAGGAACACCACGTTTTTCCAAGTAATCCAATATACTTAGAGCCTCTTTGAGCTTGTTTTGCTTGGCGAATCTTTGAATATCTTTATAAATGGCAATAGGGTTCTTGGTGTGGATTGGTATCGATGACGGGAATATATATTTTTCATCGAAATCTCGGTGTTTTTTCCTTGTGGGTGTTTGAGATTGAGATTGAGGAGAGACTGTTGAAGATTTGATTTTGAAACTGGGGTGATTCTGGTTGCTTAGAGGGTTCGCCAGGAAATGGTGGAGATGAACGGTTGTAGAAGAAGGTAAGAAGAGGTTACAGAGGCCTTCCATTTGGGTACATTCAAGCAGACCTATCCCATACATAAACATATGTTGTTTCTCGTTTTTACTGAATGAACCTCGTAGTTATAGTTGATTACTATTTTACTATAGACTCAATCTGGAATAAAAATGAATTTctgtttagttatacttgtaaATTCgagaaatcaaaaaaaaaaaaaaaaatcaattcttTGAATAAAGATTTGACCATTATAAACATGTTaacaaaaatgacattttttttatatataaataaccaTTTTTTCTAAAAACATATATTCCAAGTATTATTTTGAATTTCGGATTCTATAGTTAAAccactattttttttatatatatattttttttgttatcaaTTTAACGTTGTAAATCTAATTTTCGGCTTttagtaatattttttttttataaaaaaatataatttaacagTTGAGTTTATAAATAAATCAACACTCATCTGACATTGTTATTAATTGAACTACCAAACTTCCATCGATAATTTTACATCCACGTACCACTTTATTATTACATTATCATCCATCTAAATCTCAATtaattcattatatatatatatatatatatatatatatatatatatatatacacacacacacactaggcgaATTTTCGCACGTTCGCCGTTATGCAAAAACACTTATATAATTGAAATCTTTAAAAATCTTTGTTTTCTGAAATATaataataacgttgttgttaaatttgatatactaattcgtatactaagttgatataatatattgattatgacCTTTACCCGCGGATTAGtcatgaaaaaaattaaatataatatatggtttaatgttatttatagatgttattgttatttaattttttaaaatttattttcttaacgttttaatttctatgaaattatttaaaagtcaaacattttttttttttgtatttaaaggtaacaatataatcatttatatagagttatttttaactattgttattgtaagttacttTAAGCtactttttttaaaacttttaatgattataaaaatatctttaggaaatattgtaattaaattgagattacaatttcgtttttgcatttagcactacaatttatcacttttaattattcacaaaatattctttgggttttttaaatgacattgaaatttatatttaaattcatcatataatgttttaaattaagaatttaagtatttttatctaaACTGTTCcaaagttgtagttttaaactgatgatggtttacatacaacaacatattaaatctaataaattaattataatatgttaaaagttaaaaacataactttgtaaatataagtatatatattgtttcaatattgaaatttagtttatttatgattacactttaggtttgatatttatttaaccttattaaccaacttataatcattattagaaagacactacaatttatcacttttaactattttttaGGTTATTTAAGTcgaattaaaatttatatttaagttgaccctatatttaaattaataatgtaAGTATCTATTCAAACTGATCAAAAATTGtaattttaaaatgataatggtttacatattaaaactaataaattatatataatatattaaaagttaaagacataactttataagtaaaagtaaagaTACTATTTTggccaacttataatcattattagaaaaaaattgaaaagtcatgggagtttcaaatgaatgtggtgaaaggaaaatgcatgggagtttcaaatgaatgtagtgaaagaaaaaatgtttcctgTATAATATAGTACTAGGCGAATGCCTGCGCGTTATGTAGAaaaacctatatagttgaaatctttacaaatatatgttttttttaaatataacaataacgctgttgttaaatttgatataataactatattggttattttgaattatatgataatatgtacatctattataactgtacAATCCCAactgtttgaatgacttctacccgcgagttactcatgaataaaattaaatataatatatggattaatgttatttatagtttttgttatcgttaattagttttttttttaatttattttcttaacgttttaatttctatcattatagttATTTAAAACATCAGACATTgtcttttgattttaaaggtaatagtataatcctttatatagagttatttttaactattgttattgtaagttattttaagctacttatatgaaaacttttatcgattatacaaatatctttaggaaatattttagttaaattgatattataatttagtttttgcatttagcactacaaatTATtgcttttaactattcacaaaatattcatttggttttttaaatggaactgaaatttatatttaagttaacactgtaatgttatatttaaattaacagtttaagtattttgtccaaactgttcaaaagttgtagctttaaattgatagtGGTTTACAtaaaacaacatattaaatctaataaattaagtataatattttaaaagttaaagacatacctttataaatagaagtaaatatattattttaatattgaaatttagtttatttattattacactttaggttagatatttatttaaccttattaaccaaattataatcattatcagAAAATTTATCACTtgtaattatttacaaaatattatttgggttgttaaagttaaactaaaatttatatttaagctggtcctgtaatgttatatttaaatttataatttaaatattttatacaaattgttcaaaagttgtagctttaaaatgataatggtttgcatccaacaatatattaaaactaataaattaagtacaatatgttaaaagttttaaaaacataactttataagtagaagtaaagatatttttttaatattgaaatttagtttatatatgattacactttaggtttcatatttatttaatcttattaaccaatttataatcattattagaaagaaattgaaaagtcatgagagtttcaaatgaatgtggtgaaaggaaaaatgcgtggaagtttcaaatgaatgtggtgaaagaaaaaatgcatgTATTTTaataatgaatgtggtgaaaggaaaaatacatggaagtttcaaatgaatgtggtgaaagaaaaaatgcttctatattataaaggaaacattttttctttcaccacattcatttgaaacttccatgtatttttcctttcaccaaatTCAttcaaaactctcatgacttttcaatttccttctaacaatgattataagttggttaatatgattaaataaatatcaaacctaaagtgtaatcatatataaactaaatttcaatattaaaagaatgtttttacttctacttataaaggtatgtttttttaactttttaatttaaatattttatacaaattgttcaaaagttgtagctttaaaatgataatggtttgcatccaacaatatattaaaactaataaattaagtataatatgttaaaagttaaaaaacataactttataagtagaagtaaagatattttttaatattgaaatttagtttatatatgattaaactttaggtttgatatttatttaatcttattaaccaacttataatcattattagaaagaaattgaaaagtcatgggagtttcaaatgaatgtggtgaaaggaaaaatacatggaagttttaaatgaatttggtgaaagaaaaaatgcttcctttataatatgatatgatatgataggATAGGAtaggatgatatatatatatatatatatatatatatatatatatatatatatatatatatatatatatatatacatagtgGCGTAGCCATGATTTTATTTTAGGGTAGGCCAAAAAATTTACAATGTATGAACGAGATATGGGATCTAAAGTTTTGAATTAGGGTATGCCAAATAATTTACAAAGTATGAGCCAGATATGGGATCTGAAGTTTTGAATGAGATGAATTAATTCCTTttatttaacatatatatatatatatatatatatatatatatatatatatatatatatatatatatatactttttatgGTGTGGGCCAAGCCCCACCTTTGCCTCTATGTGGCTAcgccactatatatatatatatatatcatatcatcatatcatatcatatcatactatattataaaggaaacattttttctttcaccacatttatttgaaactcccatgcatttttgttttcaccacattcatttgaaactctcatgacttttcagtttctttctaataatgattataagttagttaataagattaaataaatatcaaacctaaagtgtaatcatatataaactaaatttcaatattaaaaaaaatatctttacttctacttataaaattatgttttaaacatgtttaaattaTAACATATTTGAGAGCGAAAACCGTTCATAACATATGTTACATCAAATCCATTTTTTGAATGTCTTCTGACTAGTTAATTCATTCTCAAATCTAGTCATCATTCAACCCCCATCAATAAGCTCAAGGCTTGTAGCATGTCTGAATCTATGAGGATGATGGTAGATGTCAAACAAGTAAAATATGAAGAACTTAAAGTGAAATATAATCCACGAAAAGATACTATAGGAGCAATtacataaaagaaaaaaatggatAGTGGgcatgaaaaaaaaatatgaaaagacTATAATgcctttatgtattttttttaatcaaataacttattattattattattgatataAAACATAGGGTAAATTACACAATTCATCCCTTGGACATATGTCAAAACGCACGATTACTCTCTATTTTCAAAAATCAACTTGGACCATACTTGGGTTTGTTTTTTTCTTGCACACTTAGTCCCTTTGGACATAAAAGGACTAATTTGCccctaatattttttttgttttcttttattcttttattcttttttaatttaaaaaaaaaaaagaaatttctcCATAAGCACACAAACCACTATCCCCTACCTTCGTTCTCCCCCTCCGCCTTAAGAACACCAACAATGATTTTCTTTTCTGGCAAGCCGTCCCTGTCGCCTACCTTTGTCGGAATCTGAAACCGAAAACTAAACCTAACAACTAATctgaaaaacaaaatcaaaacctAAAATCTAACCTAAgctaaaactcaaaataaaaatagaatcaAATCCAACCTCACCTGAAACTCAAAATTAAAATCGAAGTTGGCCTCATGTTCGTCttagtaacatcccaaaaatcactacatttttttcatttttcaatttaAGTAAAATCATTATTTCAATAAAAACCCAAGTCATAAAAACCAAGTA
The genomic region above belongs to Lactuca sativa cultivar Salinas chromosome 4, Lsat_Salinas_v11, whole genome shotgun sequence and contains:
- the LOC111903488 gene encoding peroxisome biogenesis protein 22 isoform X1 codes for the protein MIFIVICGENVKSELGFSLWFHDDENLRFVKIIEIGKDLRSVWALVAVVCTIIFTWRLLLAPSGPHGRQPKPQPQPQPSSQVNTQPNSNLLPSSTQTVIDDLFQPVKPTLGQIVRQRLNDGRKVTCRLLGIILEESTPEELQNQATVRSSVLEVVLEMTKFCDLYLMETVLDDETEKRVLTALENAGIFTSGGLIKDKVLFCSKEVGRTSFVRQLEPDWHIDSNREISSQLARFIKCQLHISPLKTEQIAPNVFTSSSLEQFFGV
- the LOC111903488 gene encoding peroxisome biogenesis protein 22 isoform X2, whose product is MDDYTKDDVSQLIKRIGAFLSARMSEILDTQDLRSVWALVAVVCTIIFTWRLLLAPSGPHGRQPKPQPQPQPSSQVNTQPNSNLLPSSTQTVIDDLFQPVKPTLGQIVRQRLNDGRKVTCRLLGIILEESTPEELQNQATVRSSVLEVVLEMTKFCDLYLMETVLDDETEKRVLTALENAGIFTSGGLIKDKVLFCSKEVGRTSFVRQLEPDWHIDSNREISSQLARFIKCQLHISPLKTEQIAPNVFTSSSLEQFFGV
- the LOC111903487 gene encoding pentatricopeptide repeat-containing protein At1g71460, chloroplastic — protein: MFMYGIGLLECTQMEGLCNLFLPSSTTVHLHHFLANPLSNQNHPSFKIKSSTVSPQSQSQTPTRKKHRDFDEKYIFPSSIPIHTKNPIAIYKDIQRFAKQNKLKEALSILDYLEKRGVPVNPTTFSELIAAVVRVKSLSIGKVIHTHIRINGLENNEFLRTKLVNMYTSCGSVEDAHHLFDEMPTSSVYPWNALLRGNVVVGGKNHHKILETFSRMRELGIELNVYTFSCLLKSLGGSSALYQGLKTHGLLIKNGFIDDSIVTTCLIDMYFKCHKIKLARQLFEEMCEDHRDVVLWGAMIAGFAHNRLQIEALDHFRLMLKEQIAPNSVTLTTILPVIGEISSRKLGQEVHAYIIKTKEYSKQLPIQSGLIDMYSKCGDLGSGRTVFYNSNERNTISWTALMSGYAANNRFDMALKSIVWMQQERFKPDVVTINTVIPVCEKLKALKSGKEIHCFAIKNNFVKQIGVTTSLMMMYSKCGVHNYSIRLFDHLERRNVISWTVMIESYMESKRFDDAIRVFRSMAVSKHRPDSVAVSRIFRVCSELRAVKLGKELHGHVLKKNFDSIPFVCSEIMKFYGVCGEISTAIRVFEGVPVKGSMTWTAVIEAYGYASCYQEAVGIFNEMMTRGFLPNRFTFKAVLWICERGGLVDDALRVFRLMTRRYKVEATEEDYLSIIRVLKNLGRTDEAERFSRLRASL